From Candidatus Margulisiibacteriota bacterium:
GAGCAGACATGAACTTCACAAAAATGCAGGGAACAGGTAATGACTTCATTATCATTAACGGCTTTAAGGAGCTGGTAAACGGCATCAATTGGCCTGCATTATCCAGGAAACTCTGTGACCGGCATTACGGGATAGGTGCTGACGGAGTTATTCTCGCTTTACGTTCAAAAAAAGCTGACCTTTTAATGAAAATTTATAATGCCGATGGTTCGGAGGCGGAGATGTGCGGTAACGGGATACGCTGTTTCGCTTTTTTTGCCTGGAAGAAAAAACTTGTTACAAAGAAATCTTTTTCAGTGGAAACACTGGCCGGATTAATGAAACCAGAAATTGTAGAAATGGCTGACAACAAAGCCTTGGTTAAGATAGACATGGGCCAGCCCAGGTTTAACCCCAAAGAAATTCCCGTTAACCTGGATAAACAGTTCCCGATCAAGCTGGCAGAAGCACGACTAAAGAATAAAACTATTACTTTTACTCCTGTAGGTATGGGGAACCCTCATGCAGTGGTCTTTGTGGAAGATACCGACAACTATCCGGTTCGGGAAATCGGTGAAGAAATGGAAACCAATAAACTTTTCCCCAAAAGAACAAATGTAGAATTTATCGAAATACTTTCCAAAAAGGAAATCAAAATGCGGGTCTGGGAACGTGGGAGCGGAGAGACTCTGGCTTGCGGAACAGGAGCTTGCGCATCGGTTGTTGCAGGCATATTGTTGGAAAAGTTAAACAATCTGGTAAAAGTTCATCTTCTGGGTGGGGACCTGAATATCGAATGGCATGATGGCAAATCGGTATTTATGACCGGACCTGCTGAAACAGTTTTTGACGGAAAAATAAAATAATCCATACAAAAACAGTAATGGTTTTCAGTTTAAATGCAACATACTCGACGCAAAATTGAATTTCGGCGAGGCGCCAAGAAGCGAACAGCGGAAGTGTACTTACAGGTACATTGAGCAGTGAGCGACGCAGGCAACAATGCCGAAAACCATTTTGCTAAGAGTATATCTAGACTCTGATAAGGGTTTCTTTCATGAACAGGGCTGCATAATCGGAAGGCAATCTTTTAATAATCTCAGCCTGTTTTTTGGTTTCTATAAGTTTAAAAACCTCTATAGCTTTGGTGTGAGAAAGTTTCAGCATTAAATTACTAACGCTCTTTACATCAAATTGCACGAGAACTTTGGCTAAAAGATTAGAATCAATTTTGTTTATTTCCTTAATATATTTATCGCTGTGATTCTCCATATACAGAAGGACCATTTCATCCGGATTCTTTATAACTTTCTTTTTGTTGAAAAACATCTCACTGCCCCCTTTTAATAAACCCTTATATATTATATTATATCTTTTAATTCAAATGACAAGTGGTCAATTTTTGAACTTATAATAATATATCGTGTAAAAAGGCCGAAAATTTCAGGGAATTTAAGGAGAATTTAATGGTAACCACATCAAAAAAATTTAAGCATGTTCCACCCTATTTGTTCGCAGAAATCGACAAGAAAAGAGCGCAGGCCATTGCCGGAGGTGTGGATATTATCAACTTAGGGATTGGAGACCCGGACCAGCCTACATTCCCACATATTGTGGCTGCCATGCATAATGCCATTGATAATCCCGCAAACCACAATTATCCTCCGTACGAAGGGACTAAAAATTTTCGGGAAGCCGTCGCATCTTGGTATAAAAAACGGTTTAACATTGATTTGAATCCCGATACTGAAGTTTTGTCCTTAATCGGCTCCAAAGAAGGGATAGCACATCTGCTAAGCGCTTATATCGACCCTGGAGATATTGTCCTGGTACCCAGCCCTGGCTATCCGGTTTATAAAATGGGAACAATTCTTACCGGCGGAACACCTTTTTTTGTGCCTTTGACAACTGAAAATAATTTTTTACCTGATCTGGACAGCATCCCGGCTGATGTTGTAAAAAAAGCTAAAATACTTTATGTAAATTATCCCAATAATCCCACAGCCGCTATAGCTGAAATCCCCTTTTATAAAAAGGTTGTAAAATGGGCAAAGAATAATAACATCCTGATAGCTTCCGACCTGGCTTATAGCGAAATGACTTATGATGGTTATAAAGCCCCGAGTATTTTGGAAGTGGATGGTGCCAAGGATGTAGCTATAGAATTTCATTCTTTATCCAAGTCATTTAATATGACGGGGTGGCGTATAGGTATGGCCGTGGGCAATAAGGATGCTATTAATGCTCTGGGTGTAATAAAAACCAATATTGATTCGGGAATATTTAAAGCCATACAAGAGGCCGGCATTGTCGCGCTTACACAGCCTGCGCCACAAATCGAATTAACTAATAATCTTTACAAAGAACGACGGGATGTTTTGACAAAAGGATTAAATGAGCTGGGGTGGAACTTGAGACCGATTAAAGCTACTTTTTATGTTTGGGCACCTGTTCCTAAAAAATATACCTCGGCAGAATTTGTGACCAAGGTACTTGATGAATGTGGTATTGTAATCGTTCCTGGCAATGGTTACGGTCCAGAAGGAGAAGGATATTTCCGTATTGCGCTAACAGAAACCAAGGAAAGAATTACCCAGGCTTTACAAAGATTAAAAGATAAAAATATAAGTTATAAATAATGCTTAACCATCAGCGCATTGAGCATCTTCGGACACTGGAAAAAATACTAAACATTTATTTTGATCAGTTGTCTTTGCTTTCTCAAGCTCTGACGCACAGTTCCTATACCTATGAAGGCAATCTGCCTGATAAATTCAGCAATGAACGTCTGGAATTTCTTGGCGATTCTATTCTAAAGTTTGTCATTACAGAGTACCTCTATAAACAATACCCGGACCAGAATGAGGGTGACTTGGCTCAGCGCCAGGCAATAATGGTTAGTGATGCTACGCTGGCTCAAAAAGCACTGGAGATATCCCTGGGCAATTATCTGCTCTTGGGCAAAGGTGAACAAAAAAATCTCGGTGCAACCAATGAGTCTAACCTTGCTAACGCTCTGGAGGCTTTATTCGGTGCTTTTTATCTTGATCAGGGAATGGATGCAACCAGAGCTTTTATTTTAAATATTTTACACACTGTTCTTTCAAAAAATTTCTCAGAGGAGGACCTCAAAGACCATAAGACCAGGCTACAGGAATACACTCAAAGCCAGGGGCTGGGACTACCTGAATATCAGTTACTGAAAGAAGCAGGACCTGATCACGCCAAAAAATTTACAGTTAAAACTATTCTTCTTACTCATAAAAAAGAATTAATCGGAATAGGCATGGGGTCATCAAAAAAATCAGCTGAATCAGCTGCTGCACAGGATTTGCTGCAAAAATTGGGAAAAGATATTAAATAAATTTTTGCTGCTAAATCAGGGCCATCTTGGTCTTGCTGTCGAACATATGCATGTTTTTCAGGAAAAAACCCAATTCAATCGTTTGTCCAAGTTTGAAGTCAAAAGCAGGGTCTACTTCTCCTAAAAACTTGGTTCCGCCGATGGATAAATGTAAAAATGTTTGCGGGCCTAAAAGTTCGGCAAAATCAATTTTTGCTTCCACTTTTTCCTCAGTATACTTTTTGCGCAGAGCTTTCTGGTAATCTACGATATCTTCCGGACGAACACCAAGAATAACATCAATTTCTCCCATTTTTTTAAATTCATCATTTAATGTATCTGGTAATGTCAGCTTAAAGTTGCTACTCTCGAAATAGAATTTTCCTTTACGCTCCATAACTTTACCGTCAAAAAAATTCATCGAAGGTGAACCTATAAATCCTGCTACAAATGTATTATTCGGTTTATCGTATACCTCCAAAGGTTTGTCGAACTGCTGTATCTCTCCTTCATTCATAACCACAATTCTGTTCCCCAGAGTCATAGCTTCTATCTGGTCATGTGTTACATAAACAAAAGTAGCTTTGAGCATTTCATGAATATTTTTTAACTGACCTCTGGTCTGAACCCTTAGCTTGGCATCCAGGTTAGAAAGGGGTTCGTCCATTAAAAATACCTTTGGCTGTCGCACGATTGCCCGGCCTAAAGCGACTCTCTGGCGCTGACCTCCGGAAAGTTCCTTGGGTTTTCTCTCCAGATATTTTTTCAAC
This genomic window contains:
- the dapF gene encoding diaminopimelate epimerase, with product MNFTKMQGTGNDFIIINGFKELVNGINWPALSRKLCDRHYGIGADGVILALRSKKADLLMKIYNADGSEAEMCGNGIRCFAFFAWKKKLVTKKSFSVETLAGLMKPEIVEMADNKALVKIDMGQPRFNPKEIPVNLDKQFPIKLAEARLKNKTITFTPVGMGNPHAVVFVEDTDNYPVREIGEEMETNKLFPKRTNVEFIEILSKKEIKMRVWERGSGETLACGTGACASVVAGILLEKLNNLVKVHLLGGDLNIEWHDGKSVFMTGPAETVFDGKIK
- a CDS encoding LL-diaminopimelate aminotransferase, whose translation is MVTTSKKFKHVPPYLFAEIDKKRAQAIAGGVDIINLGIGDPDQPTFPHIVAAMHNAIDNPANHNYPPYEGTKNFREAVASWYKKRFNIDLNPDTEVLSLIGSKEGIAHLLSAYIDPGDIVLVPSPGYPVYKMGTILTGGTPFFVPLTTENNFLPDLDSIPADVVKKAKILYVNYPNNPTAAIAEIPFYKKVVKWAKNNNILIASDLAYSEMTYDGYKAPSILEVDGAKDVAIEFHSLSKSFNMTGWRIGMAVGNKDAINALGVIKTNIDSGIFKAIQEAGIVALTQPAPQIELTNNLYKERRDVLTKGLNELGWNLRPIKATFYVWAPVPKKYTSAEFVTKVLDECGIVIVPGNGYGPEGEGYFRIALTETKERITQALQRLKDKNISYK
- the rnc gene encoding ribonuclease III, which codes for MLNHQRIEHLRTLEKILNIYFDQLSLLSQALTHSSYTYEGNLPDKFSNERLEFLGDSILKFVITEYLYKQYPDQNEGDLAQRQAIMVSDATLAQKALEISLGNYLLLGKGEQKNLGATNESNLANALEALFGAFYLDQGMDATRAFILNILHTVLSKNFSEEDLKDHKTRLQEYTQSQGLGLPEYQLLKEAGPDHAKKFTVKTILLTHKKELIGIGMGSSKKSAESAAAQDLLQKLGKDIK
- the ugpC gene encoding sn-glycerol-3-phosphate ABC transporter ATP-binding protein UgpC; its protein translation is MSGVVLKQVVKNFGKVEVVKGINLDIQPHEFVVLVGPSGCGKTTTLRMIAGLEEVTSGKIYIGDEDVTFTPPKDRDIAMVFQNYALYPHMSVRENMEFALKIRKHSKHEIEQRVEKATEILGLKKYLERKPKELSGGQRQRVALGRAIVRQPKVFLMDEPLSNLDAKLRVQTRGQLKNIHEMLKATFVYVTHDQIEAMTLGNRIVVMNEGEIQQFDKPLEVYDKPNNTFVAGFIGSPSMNFFDGKVMERKGKFYFESSNFKLTLPDTLNDEFKKMGEIDVILGVRPEDIVDYQKALRKKYTEEKVEAKIDFAELLGPQTFLHLSIGGTKFLGEVDPAFDFKLGQTIELGFFLKNMHMFDSKTKMALI